The Ornithorhynchus anatinus isolate Pmale09 chromosome X5, mOrnAna1.pri.v4, whole genome shotgun sequence nucleotide sequence ggatcttctgactcccagcaccttgctctatccacttcgaaatactgcttctcatatccctGGGCCCCAGGCACAGTGCTCCAAACAACCCCACCGTTGCTCAGTCTGCTCTGTTAATGTTCATTTCAGACCAACGAAGAGTTCCAGGAAATACTGACCGGTGAAAGACACTTCTCCAAGGGAAACAGGATCAATGGCTCGGCGTTCCTGGAAGCCAACTTTGTCCAGGTCCCCACATCTGTGGATTGGCGGGATCACGGATACGTGACTCCTGTGAAGAACCAGGTATAAGCTCTTTCTCTTGGACGCAGTGACCTGATAGCCTGATGAGCTGAATTCTCCTCGTGGGTTACTTGAGGGGGAAGACAGGATCCGAGCGCTGGTACATCTGTCATAGCTactccccaaattcattcatttggtcatatttattgagtgcttactgagtgcaaagcacttggtAGGGCAtacaataaataacaaataacaaataacaataaataggcacattccctgcccacagcaagctgacagtctagaggggtaggcaaacattaatataaaaaaatatattACAGAGATGGACGTAAGTCCtatgggcctggggagggggttgaaaaaagggagcaggtcagagcaacaggactcagaaggaagtgggagaagaggagaggggagggcttagtcagggaatggctGATAAAAGAGGATCAGCAGCTGTGGCCATGGGTTGCTCACTTGCCACAAATGtccagtgaccttggacaagtcacttcacttctctgggcctcagttacctcatctgtaaaatggggatcgagactgtgagtcccatgtatgacagagactgtgttcaatccgatttgcttgtacccaccccagcgcttagttcagtgcctggcacatagtaaacacttaacaactgcaataattattattatggctctaGGAGAACGCAATCTTGGGACTGACCAAGGTAGCCCCATTTCCCAGCATCTTCTCAGGtggtcttcctctctccccctcagggtCACTGTGGTTCCTGCTGGGCCTTTAGCACGACCGGTGCCCTGGAGGGCCAGCTTTTCCGGAAATCGGGCCGTCTGATCTCCCTGAGCGAACAGAACCTGGTGGACTGCTCTTGGCAGCAAGGGAACCAAGGCTGCCATGGAGGGATTGTGGATCTCGCCTTCCAGTACATCTTGGAAAACCAGGGCATTGACTCGGAGGATTGCTACCCCTACACGGCCAAGGTTAGTGGAAATTCTTCCCGGTCACTCTGGTTTGGTTTCACTCTAAGGTCACCTGAGAATCTGTAATGGAGCTCGACAGTCCCACTGGGAATTCTGGGGGACTGTGGGACCAGCTGGATTTTTCTGCGTCCTTTAGGACACCGCCCAGTGCACCTTCAAGCCCGAGTGTGCCACGGCTCGTGTGACTGGCTTTGTGGacatccctccccacagcgaggaGGCCCTCATGAAGGCCGTGGCCACCGTGGGGCCCGTCTCCGTGGGCATCGATGCCAGTTCCACCTCCTTCCGCTTCTACCAATCAGGTAAGCCCCTCTCTCGCCTCTAGGAGTTCAGCTTTGATCTTGCTCCTTCTTGGATGTTGAATGGCCTTCCGGTCTCCTTCTTGACCCCAGCTTGCCTTTTCTAGGAATTTTTTACAACCCCAAGTGCAGCAGTGAGAGCCTGGATCACGCGGTCCTGGTGGTGGGCTACGGCTACGAGAGAGAGGACGAGGCTGGAAAGAAGTATTGGATTGTGAAGAACAGGTAGAGTGGGTGTGATGGGAGGGCTTGGAGGCCCTTCTgaatggaggaaaagggagggagggtttggCACATCTTTCCAAATTTAGCAGTGTGTGCAAGACATTCTGGGATTTTCAAACTCTTCTTCCGCTCCCCCCAAACCCATTTTTTCAAATGATCTGTCCAGACTAGGTCTGAAACCTTGGGGTGTGGTCGGGGTTAGAATACCCACAGGGCATTCAGACATCTGTGGAATAGGCTGCTGTTTTTATAGTTTTCCAGAGGGGCTGGGACAGTGATGTCACAGCCCcattccttccctgactgctaGTGAATGCACAAAGGACACCTCCAATCCCAAGTAGCCCCACCCTTCGATCCATTTGCCTTTGGCCTGGCAAGCCTACAAGGGCTCAACCTGCGAGGTGGAAGTGGTCCAGGCCTGGTCTGGGGCCTTCTGGGGGAAGCTCTTGgcccagaattgtacattccaagcgcttagcacggtgctctgcacatagtaaatgctcaataaatactattgaattaaaaaTCCTGTCcagaccccaccccccactcagATGCTCTGTTTTTTTCCAGTTGgggcaagcactggggagacCGTGGCTACGTTTACATGTCTAAGGACCGGGGCAACCACTGTGGCATCGCTACTGTTGCCAGCTACCCTCTGCTGTGACCATGACACACGTGTTCctgagaccccctccccccgacgcATCGCCTACGAGGGACCCGGCTGTGTAGCTAAGACACAGCCATGCTGTTCACCACTTAGTTCCTGGTGGCTTATTCcatgtaagcttgtctctacatCATAAGCTCGTTGTtaaattgcactgtactctcccaagcgcttaatacaatgctctgcacagagtaagcgctcaacaaatccaacTGATGGAGGGAATTTGGAATTTGTACATTTAGACATTCCCAATTTGTCAACCTGCAAATGAAGTTTCTTTTCTAAATAAACATCATATCATGGTGGCCTGGTGGAGTGAGTGGATTCCTTTCTCGTGACTCAACATCCTTAAAAGATGGCAGaacttaataatgtaataataatgttgatatttgttaagcacttactatgtgccgagcactgttctaagcgctggggtagacacaggggaatcaggttgtcccacgtagggctcacagtcttcatccccattttacagatgagggaactgaggcaccgagaagttaagtgacttgcccaaagtcacacagctgacaagtggccgagctgggattcgaacccatgacctctgactccaaagcccgtgctctttccactgagccacgctgcttctttaacttCTTTTGGAGggtgatgggaggagggagggggtcaatTACCTGGAGGCTGAGGTCGGAGGAATGGTTAGTGAGGATAAGGAGGAGCAATCACAAAAAGGGTGGGGTTCtttgcacatgtctgctgtgttctCTAGGACAAGtctcttctccaggcctcagtttcctcatccataaaatgggaattgactttgaaccccatgtgggacatggactgtgtccaaacattattttgtatcttccccagtacttagtacagcacttggcacataataagtgtttaacaaataccattaaaaaaatgaaaagcagtgtggccttggtacctcaactgtaaagtaggaATGAACTTCAATGCCTCctaatttagaccgtgagctccatgtggaaaagggactgggtccaaccggatcagCCTGaattctagcgcttagtacagtgcttggcacataataactgcttaacaagtaccattaggtACAACCAGGTACCATAATGATAAACTGAGCATCACACTGTGGgagaagattgtgagctcgttgcgggcagggattgtcactgtttattgttgtattctatagTCCCActtgtttagtaaagtgctcggtaaatagaaAGTCattcatacaattgaatgaatgagtgagacagAGAACGCTTCCGGcttccagccacttgtctgctgtgtgaccttggacaagtgacttcacttctctgggcctcagttctttcatctggaaagtgagtcccttttggggacagggactgtgtccaccttgataacgtttatctaccccagtgcttagtatttctCCTGGCAAAAAGTAATTGCCTAACAAATATtccaaaaaaagggggaaaaaagaaaaaaaaaagaaagagttaggcctagttacctcatctgtaacatgggaattaactCCTCTTGCATTCTAATTTAGActgtggacaggaactgggtccacccTTATTAACTAGACTCAAAGCGTGTTCTTTGTAACAGTAACAGTAACAGTAACAGGTAACAGTGTTCTTGTCACGAGGTGTATactgaacaagtaccactaaaaaacaacaacaacgaaGTAACATACTGCTGAAATGTGAATCGCATAGTGGAAGGAGACAAAGGCCGCTTCTACtttaccgccacttgtctgctgtcacccgagccaagtcacttaacatctctgtgcctcaatttcctcacttgtaaaatagggattgactgtgatccctctgtgggacagcgattatctccaatc carries:
- the LOC100093403 gene encoding procathepsin L-like — translated: MNLLVCLVSLCWGLAVSAPLGDSELDRHWKLRKNWHQKSYHEAEEGWRRTVWEENLKAIELHNLEQSLGLHTYRLGMNQFGDLTNEEFQEILTGERHFSKGNRINGSAFLEANFVQVPTSVDWRDHGYVTPVKNQGHCGSCWAFSTTGALEGQLFRKSGRLISLSEQNLVDCSWQQGNQGCHGGIVDLAFQYILENQGIDSEDCYPYTAKDTAQCTFKPECATARVTGFVDIPPHSEEALMKAVATVGPVSVGIDASSTSFRFYQSGIFYNPKCSSESLDHAVLVVGYGYEREDEAGKKYWIVKNSWGKHWGDRGYVYMSKDRGNHCGIATVASYPLL